In the Populus nigra chromosome 2, ddPopNigr1.1, whole genome shotgun sequence genome, ACAAACCTGAAGAGGCAGGCTAGCTCCGGACCATTGAGTGAGATTTGTCTGCATTGTCATTCAAACAGTAGACAGACATTGATGAGGCTTGTGATAGAGACAAAACCAGTAGAGAGGCTTAAAAGAATGAATATCATTCTTTGTAAATCAAGCACTTCTCACGCAAGTATTGAAGTTAAAACAAACCTTGTATTTGAGGGTAAAAAGACGAGCTTGAGGAAAGTCCGCTGAAAGCCATTCACCAGGCCAAAATGTCCCTAACTTCCCCGCTTCCTCATCAATCTTCTCAACCAAGCCAGACTTCGATGAAAGTTTGTCCTCAGATATTCGCCAAGTTTTATAAGGCCCACCACGCAAACCATGGACAAAGACAACATCTATCTCTGGAACATTTGAATCAGAGTCCTTCGGCGAATCATTGCAATCATATGACCTATTATGAGCATCTGAAGCACTGGTTCCAGTTGAACCATCGCTGGCGATAGAATCCTCAATTGAAGACgacttatttttttgaatcGTCATGCTATCTATTTTTTCACAATACTTCCAGTGTGGCAAATCTGGATTAATCAAAAATATCATATCACCATAACGAGCACAATCACCTCTTCCATTTCCAGCTTCAGTCTCACTAGCATTGCTATTAGTTGATTCGCTACCAGTATACTGGTTGCACAACACATTTAAGAGTGTTGCCCTAGCATAACTTCGTATCTTAAGGTTACTACAACCTGCAATCCTCCCATTAGCACAATCTTCAAGCCATTCATACCAAGCCTTGTCTGCTAGGATAACCTTTTGGACTTTTGGAAGTAGTGAAATAATATTCAAGAGTCTAGCTGCATGCTTTCGAATGTGAGCTGTAGGTGGAACTCGAACACTAGAAGGATCATTACCATTTGCATTAGATGACTCGCCAGCAGTATTTGCACCCCGTTCTTGTGACTCAGGGGCCCTAGAAGCATCATAAGCTTCCATTGCAGCAAGCTTCTCATAATCATCACTCAACAGAAAGCGCCTAACCAAACACAAAACACCAAGTTCagatattttttcttgacaTAAAGAATCCTTGGCACAAAGTTCAGTCAGTGCTTTGATCCCCTTAAGAGTTGCCATAGCAGAATCTGCTGCCTTAGATTTAGGTGCGTctttctttatgttcttaagtGGTCCTATAAAAGGTTCCATGGAAAGAAGATCTGCCAGAGGGAAAGTATCAAAGGAATCAATGTCTGTTCCTAGCTGATTCCTAGCTAGATTCACAACTGCACCTGCCAACTGGTTAGCAGTCTGTGTAGCAAAAAGAATGTTGGACTGATCAATTTGAGTCTGCAAAAGTGCATTAGCTTTATAAATACCAATGCACAAAcatggtaaaataaaaataaaaacattctaCAAGACACGAGAAAAAAGGTTCAATTAAAACAGAGAAATTCAACTTCTATTAGATTCGATGAAAGGAGGGGGGAAAGAGCATCTCCTTACCTTCACTTTGTCCCCTTTAGGTTGAGTTCCTCCTTCAAATGACGCCTTGCTTGAAACTAAAACTTCATTTAGCAAAATAGCTAACCAGCCTTGAGAAATTGGAAGGGTAGATGGTCCATGTTCTTCAAAAATGCAAGAGAGAATTTTTATAGCAGAATATCGGGTAGCACTGGAGGAAACTTTTGCAAAAACCCAAAGTAGCAGAATGCCAGACCACTTCTGACTATCTACAAGAGATAAGTGAACATCACCGGTTGAAAGTAACTCCAATGCCTTTGCTAATGCTTCTTGTACCTGCTTGTGTTTTGTTGTCTTCTTAGCTGTGTCTCTCATAAGCTGAAGACCTTTCTCCATCACTATCTTCCTTGCATCTGGACTTCTCTCAACAGAAAGCAAAAAAGCAGACAAAGCCATCTGAGCCAAAGGGATGTCATCATTTTTGCTTGCCTGTGAAATAGTAGCCAGAAGACTGGAACTCCAATCAGAAACAGAATCATTCAAGGGAAGATTACGATCCTTCAACAGCAACTGGGCCACCAAGCTCCCATGCCATTTAACAGATCTCTCAGGTGCCATTAAAGCAGTCATGACAGCTTGTCCATCTCGATCCAGTTCTTGAATATGATATCTATTTATCTCAGACGCCATTGCCCAATTGGCCAATGCCCATGCTGCAAAGGGCACAGCAACATGCTGACACTGCAGATCATCCCAGAGTCCAGGAACAACAGCAGAAGACAGATTTTCTTTTGCTAGCAAACGGTCATGCTTATGCAGCAAGGCAACCGTTTTAGGAGTATGGCTAAATGATTCAACATGACCAGCATCAGAATTCTCCAACTCCACAAGCCCACTAGTCCTTGAAAGACCTAAAACCGTTGTACCTTCAAGTATTTTAATTCCAATACCTTTCATTCCTCTCCCACCATCgtcatcatcttcattttcaCCCCCATTGTCCATCTGTAAACCACCTTCCTCAACAACTTCAATGGCTGCAGCAATGTCCCTCATTTCTGCATTTCCTGGCAAGGATGGCTTAAAAGAAACCTTTTCTAAACTCTCACAGTTGGATGTGACAATATCCATGATTGCAGCCACAAGCATGCTCCTACCTTTCAAGGAATCAGAGATATCGAATGAACTACGTCTCGATTGCTGCTCCCACAAAAAAGGAATATATCagttagtaaaaaaaacaaacacttagaATGAGTACACATCCcaataacaaaaacacaaataaactTGCACACAAACACAACCAGATGAAACAATGAGGTAAGATTGACACAAAAATCAATCTTTAAAGCCTTATTTACTATTCTTTAGATATCATTCATAGACTTCAAATTCGAAAGCACAACTAATCAATCACAGATGACAATAAATTACAAACTTATTCAACAAGTAACATATTTGAACACTAATCACTATTTAATCAGTTACCGATACCacaattcaaagaaaaacactCACGTTCTTCTTCGGTTGGCACGAAAATATAAACCGCAACAAATAAGGCACAGCATGAGGCCTCCCTAGAACATCAGCGGACACATTAGGATCCGCAATCAAATACGCTAAGGCCCTAGCCGCCTCAGCCTGGGAACCAGACCCGTCTCCACCTACCGCAACCGTCTCCAACAACCAATCCACCACCGCACCACCACCAGCCTCAACCAAAGCCGCCCTGCGTGCCGCATTTGCCGCCGCAATATCAGCCAACAAAGCCGCCACACGAAGCTCAAATCCAACCCTCACCTCATGATTCGCAGAAGAGAGCACAGAGCTTAGCGATTGCCATAAAACCGACGCGGCAACGCCTGTTTTCCTCGCGTGATAAAAGATTCTTCTAAGAGATTCATTTGACTTCGAAATCTTCTGCTCAATTGCAGCGTACAGAGGATTGTAATCATTACTACCGTTAGGATCAGGGTTTGTGGACTTGAGATTATTATAAGCGAGGGATGCGAGTACGGCGGAGACGAGAGTGGCGGAGAGAGCGAGTACGGAGTTACGAGAAAGAGAGGAGGCGGTGCTGGTTGCGGTGGAATTAATAAGGTGATTCTGGTGGAGTATTGGTGGTTTATGAAGGATATAATGGGAACTCTTGAGATTGTTTGGCGGCTCGATAGGGTTTTTACAAGAGGAGAAAGAGCGAGGGAGGGGAAGACGGAGGTAGCTTCGATTTCTGCAACAGTAACGGAGCATAATTTATTCCgaaacaaaatttgaattttttttttgacaccGAGTCTTTTGTTGGTCTATTTTTCGGTGAAATGTTGAGACCAGAGTATGAGCTTTTTTCTCGGAGGAGGAGAGGAAGACGGTAATGAGAATTCAGAAGTCTTTCTGTGATTATGGGAATTTTTCAGAGGAGATGCGCACCTTCTTCAACTcaataccaaaataaataaataaataaaaaataacaaggaaagtTAAACCCGGCCAGCCCGATACTCTAgctaattttttagttaaattataataaatattcacataataaaatttgattaatctgattcaattattaataatttgattaacaTGACTAAACTCCATTCAAaccaacactaaaaaaacattattattttaataaaataatattaactcaATAATTTAGTTGTAGACTACTCCTAGaaatttaagatataaaatCTCATCtgtattaattatttagttGAACTGAatatgataggaaaaaaaaaaaagctcttttttaataaagagtGGTTGCCTTTGATCATTGTATAATTCAGATTATTTTCCGAACCAAAGTCAGGTAGGTTTCGGTCCAAATATTTTTGGAGTTCTGactgtttttttccttaattttagaTTCCATCTTTGTACTGGGCTGGGCGATGTAGTTCACTCGGCTATTGTGCAAGAACTCACCGAAGGGACACACACAGAATTTTAGACTTGGGAtaataaatctatatataattaacatcTTTCATTAAGAAAATCCACATGCGTGCACTCAAGGAGTAAGGcattgtgaaaaataaaaaaaattaaattgttttgatacgttaatattaaaaataaaaaaatattatttaaatatatttttaaataaaaaatacttttaaaataataatagattgtAAGtaatatatcaattcaaattgttttaacaAGTAGATCAGATGTGGATATTATATGGACCTTATGTGATTGGAAATTGTGATTATAACTTAATTAAAGCTTAAAAGTAATTATTGGCAATGaggaaataaattattaacactgtaaaaaatggaaataaaatcaTAGAAGAGGCTTGAGcactgttattaaacccggcccggcccgggATCTGGGCAAACCCGGACGaaacccggttttttttttaaatgtgaaatttgaaacccattggtatatatactttatgttcccaataaaaaagtcatgttttttcaatgtgagataaaaaaactttttggtttaaatacttcaacttaaaaagataatataatatcttttcaatgtgagatttgaaccctttcatatatatactttatgttctcatgaaaaaagttatgttttttcaatgcgggataaaaaaaccttttgatttaaatatttcaacttaaaaggataacatagtatcttttcaatgtgggatttgaagccctttcatatatatactctatgtttccatgaaaaaagttatgttttctcaatgtgggatttgaaacctattggtatatatactttatgtttcaaaggaaaatgttatgttttttcaatgtgggataaaaacctttttaaaatattcttttaaacttaataatatgtataatctatatttacatagattttttcgtatgaaatattaaaattttaatttttttaattttttcgggTTGACACATAAAACCCGAGACCCGGCCTCTTGACCGGGTCAACCTCGAaccggatttaataactatgggcTTGAGAGTCAGCAACGGTCATGGTCTCCTGGCTCatcaaaaaaagagagaaggttTTTCACATCTTCCTCCCTGTTTTAATGTCCAGTGGCTCCCTCGCTAGCAGGGCCATGCTCTCGCGCCCGCACCTTTCTTTGCTTTGGCCCATTTAGTTTCACATccaccaaaagaaagaaaacaccaAGAAAGTAAACAAagtagattttgtttttcctggAAGAGTAGTTGATGTATTGCTTTATATTTTATCCATATTAATTAAACCGGCTTTAACTAATATTATACCGggttaatattgttttatttctttaaaatccaTAACCTTatgattttgtaaatttttttaatttaatcggATCAATAAGATCTAttctataatgatatttatcttaaaccaaatttaataattatgattttaactTTTCATTCTTGTCcagatatttattatttataaataaaaatataggtaTTAGATTGAaactaataacttaaattatattttaaaatcttatctaatatgttatattattgaattaagaagggtcttttgattcttcaaattTTCTAATAGGAAAAGGGCAAAAGAAAATGTTAATCATCACTATTCTCGTCCTCGTAATCTTCAACACTCCCTTCTCGAATCGTCTCCAATTTCGAAAAATTGGAAGAACTTGATGGGAAATCAAGGACCTCATCCTATccaactagctagctagctagcttcgTTGTGTGTCTTACTCTTGCCATTTTGAATTAGCAATTAAAATGCTGCAAACAAAGGACACCATATAGTATTTTCCCTACGTGGTTGAATTTTGAAATCGTTTATGTTTTCGGTACGTTGAGGAGTTGTTGTTCAGTCGAGAAAGAGAGGCAAAAGGGGTGCTATCTTTTAGGCTTAAAAGAAAATGCAGGAGATGTCTCTGTAACGAGGGTTTATAACTTTATAGctaaaaatagagaaacaaCCAAGAGGGAATTCAGAGAGAAGCCAAGCTTGACGGTATATATAGTTGGTGTAGCCACAATGTTTACTCTTAAGATTTGAGTTCCGACAACCATTGTTACTGTAGAAAACAGCAAGACTGCATCAACAGGGACGCAGACAGCATGCTGCGAGAAAATGGTTGAAAGAGAAGTACTTGTCTCCAACAATCCTTGGGTTTTTAGGTTGGTAATATACCGATCAGCTTCTGGACGCTGCTCTGgagattttctaaaaatatgtaCAGGATGTCGATAAGGAGACACAAAGTACGTAGTTGTATCATGATGATTAAGATTCCTCTGTAGTCTGTAATTACCATCCTTGTATGTAAAATTAAAGACTTGCCTTTTTCAGCTGTAAAATTGCTCCTAACGCCACCACATAAAGCTCAAATCCAATCCTGACCTCATGGACTTTTAATTTAACctgttttattgtaatttttgtggCGTAAAATGCTTTCTAcgagtatattttttttgtttaaaaatatattaaattgattttttttattttttacatcagtacaataaaattataaaaaacattaaaaaataattaatttgatatttttttaagtgaaatatACTCACTAATTTTTTCTAATCATTTAGGTCTGTCTATTAATACtatcatataaattttcttcGTTAATTTGTATTGGGTATGTAGAActcctttttgttttcatatatttttgattatattgatttttaatttcaaaattaaaaatttaaatttatttaatatgataaattatgCTATATCTAATTTTGAGGGGGAGCCAAATCCATGTAATTTTacgtgcattttttttttaattacaacccGCATGACCAGATTTTTGTTTGTTGGTTTTCATGCCATGGCAATGATTTTCTTGCAGAAGGCCGATCTCCATTGTGTAAGGAATGATAAAGAGATCTAGCGTAAgacatagattttttatttcggGAGGATGGAAGGAGAAATTTGCAATTTATGGCTGTCGCCGATTTTATGAGACTGtaagtaatttttaaagtaacagatgtgattttttttacaaatttaattaattgtgatCCAAATTAGGTTTGTTTATGAATTAGATTTAAAGCTAACGTTAATcttatttgagattgtgataataataatgatttaaaatatatttttgtttataaatacattaaaaatttaaattattaattattaaagattcaatatataatttatattattttttaatcaaaataatatagaatGCAGTAATTGGAGTCGTTAGAAATAGACACCAGATCTATGTAAAAACTTGGACTTGGGTGGTAACTTTGATTTGATCAATCTTTCTTTGAAAATTACATGGCTGATCGTCGGTAGCCACAGCCTCACGATATAAGGAGCTGTGCTGTCCAGCTTGAAGTCGATATTTTACTtatatcttaaataaataatcttaaattaaatatctGAAATGACTAGAACCTAAGACAATTTGAAATTGGCGAGTTACGTTGGATAAAGCAATGGGTAACATGTGAATCATATGTTAATTAAAA is a window encoding:
- the LOC133682713 gene encoding uncharacterized protein LOC133682713 isoform X2, which translates into the protein MLRYCCRNRSYLRLPLPRSFSSCKNPIEPPNNLKSSHYILHKPPILHQNHLINSTATSTASSLSRNSVLALSATLVSAVLASLAYNNLKSTNPDPNGSNDYNPLYAAIEQKISKSNESLRRIFYHARKTGVAASVLWQSLSSVLSSANHEVRVGFELRVAALLADIAAANAARRAALVEAGGGAVVDWLLETVAVGGDGSGSQAEAARALAYLIADPNVSADVLGRPHAVPYLLRFIFSCQPKKNQSRRSSFDISDSLKGRSMLVAAIMDIVTSNCESLEKVSFKPSLPGNAEMRDIAAAIEVVEEGGLQMDNGGENEDDDDGGRGMKGIGIKILEGTTVLGLSRTSGLVELENSDAGHVESFSHTPKTVALLHKHDRLLAKENLSSAVVPGLWDDLQCQHVAVPFAAWALANWAMASEINRYHIQELDRDGQAVMTALMAPERSVKWHGSLVAQLLLKDRNLPLNDSVSDWSSSLLATISQASKNDDIPLAQMALSAFLLSVERSPDARKIVMEKGLQLMRDTAKKTTKHKQVQEALAKALELLSTGDVHLSLVDSQKWSGILLLWVFAKVSSSATRYSAIKILSCIFEEHGPSTLPISQGWLAILLNEVLVSSKASFEGGTQPKGDKVKTANQLAGAVVNLARNQLGTDIDSFDTFPLADLLSMEPFIGPLKNIKKDAPKSKAADSAMATLKGIKALTELCAKDSLCQEKISELGVLCLVRRFLLSDDYEKLAAMEAYDASRAPESQERGANTAGESSNANGNDPSSVRVPPTAHIRKHAARLLNIISLLPKVQKVILADKAWYEWLEDCANGRIAGCSNLKIRSYARATLLNVLCNQYTGSESTNSNASETEAGNGRGDCARYGDMIFLINPDLPHWKYCEKIDSMTIQKNKSSSIEDSIASDGSTGTSASDAHNRSYDCNDSPKDSDSNVPEIDVVFVHGLRGGPYKTWRISEDKLSSKSGLVEKIDEEAGKLGTFWPGEWLSADFPQARLFTLKYKTNLTQWSGASLPLQEVSSKLLEQLVDAGIGNRPVVFVTHSMGGLLVKQMLHRAKSENIHNLVNNTAGLVFYSCPHFGSKLADMPWRMGLVLRPAPTIGELRSGSPRLVELNDFIRQLHKKGLVEVVSFCETKVTPIVEGYGGWAWRMEIVPIESAYPGFGELVVLDSTDHINSCKPVCRTDPSYIETLNFLQKLKAHYSGRDVSP
- the LOC133682713 gene encoding uncharacterized protein LOC133682713 isoform X1, which encodes MLRYCCRNRSYLRLPLPRSFSSCKNPIEPPNNLKSSHYILHKPPILHQNHLINSTATSTASSLSRNSVLALSATLVSAVLASLAYNNLKSTNPDPNGSNDYNPLYAAIEQKISKSNESLRRIFYHARKTGVAASVLWQSLSSVLSSANHEVRVGFELRVAALLADIAAANAARRAALVEAGGGAVVDWLLETVAVGGDGSGSQAEAARALAYLIADPNVSADVLGRPHAVPYLLRFIFSCQPKKNQSRRSSFDISDSLKGRSMLVAAIMDIVTSNCESLEKVSFKPSLPGNAEMRDIAAAIEVVEEGGLQMDNGGENEDDDDGGRGMKGIGIKILEGTTVLGLSRTSGLVELENSDAGHVESFSHTPKTVALLHKHDRLLAKENLSSAVVPGLWDDLQCQHVAVPFAAWALANWAMASEINRYHIQELDRDGQAVMTALMAPERSVKWHGSLVAQLLLKDRNLPLNDSVSDWSSSLLATISQASKNDDIPLAQMALSAFLLSVERSPDARKIVMEKGLQLMRDTAKKTTKHKQVQEALAKALELLSTGDVHLSLVDSQKWSGILLLWVFAKVSSSATRYSAIKILSCIFEEHGPSTLPISQGWLAILLNEVLVSSKASFEGGTQPKGDKVKTQIDQSNILFATQTANQLAGAVVNLARNQLGTDIDSFDTFPLADLLSMEPFIGPLKNIKKDAPKSKAADSAMATLKGIKALTELCAKDSLCQEKISELGVLCLVRRFLLSDDYEKLAAMEAYDASRAPESQERGANTAGESSNANGNDPSSVRVPPTAHIRKHAARLLNIISLLPKVQKVILADKAWYEWLEDCANGRIAGCSNLKIRSYARATLLNVLCNQYTGSESTNSNASETEAGNGRGDCARYGDMIFLINPDLPHWKYCEKIDSMTIQKNKSSSIEDSIASDGSTGTSASDAHNRSYDCNDSPKDSDSNVPEIDVVFVHGLRGGPYKTWRISEDKLSSKSGLVEKIDEEAGKLGTFWPGEWLSADFPQARLFTLKYKTNLTQWSGASLPLQEVSSKLLEQLVDAGIGNRPVVFVTHSMGGLLVKQMLHRAKSENIHNLVNNTAGLVFYSCPHFGSKLADMPWRMGLVLRPAPTIGELRSGSPRLVELNDFIRQLHKKGLVEVVSFCETKVTPIVEGYGGWAWRMEIVPIESAYPGFGELVVLDSTDHINSCKPVCRTDPSYIETLNFLQKLKAHYSGRDVSP